The Bdellovibrionales bacterium DNA segment ATGCGTGGCACAGGCGCACCGATAATCACCACGTCAGCCTTGGCCACTTGATCGGGCGGCAGCATCGCGATGCCATGGGCGTCGGCAAACGTCTTTGCCTCTGACGCTGGATCATATGCCTGCAAGGTAAAATGCGGCAAAAGATGGCGAGCCATCAGTTGTCCAAAAGAACCAAGGCCCAAGAGACCAACGGTCTTCTTCTGATTATCTGTCATCGTCATCACCTAAGAAAAAACAACAAAATCCCACTTCGCTTTTATAGCGAACGGGGAAAGGGTCGATTGTTAGAAAGAAAAACTACGCCGTCCGCCGCCCGCCTTTGAGGGGGGCCGGATAACCGCCAAGGGGCGTAAGCTGCTGCATGCGGCTGCCCATCATGGCCTTGATACGGCTCAGGCGCGTATCATTGCGCCCAACGAAGCCTTCGACTTCCGCCAAGAAGGCCGTAGGAGCCGAAGCGCCGCGTCCCATGCTGTGGGTCAGCATTTGGCGAACCTTATAGCCCGCCTTACCCAGCAGGCGCTTCATCTCGGCCTCAGGCACATGCGTGCATTGCAAGGCCAGAAAACTGCGATCATCGCCCGTCAGTTCGGGATAAAGCTTGCCGACAACTAAGCCCATCGGCATGGCGCGACGCGCATTACTGCGGCCAGCCTTCAGGATTTCCGTCGGCATAGATTGAAAAACCGTCAACACATTGGCTTTATCCGCCGTCAATAAAGGCCACCACGCATCCTTCTCATCCTGCGCGGGCGGCGGCACGACAGCCACGGTAATCTTGTTTTCCTTAAGTGCCTTGATGGCAGCAACAGCCGTCGGGTATTCGACCAGCGGCGTGAACGAGCCATAATGATCGCGGGCGACGTCCCACAGGTCAGGCCCTTTATCAGGCGCATAAACGCCGACCTTCAGCCCGCCTTCAAGAAGGGTAAAGGCCCCGATCATCTGACGCCACAGGCTCACGACAAGACCTTCAGGAATCTTGCCCTGCGGCCCAGCCATTAGCGCGCGGAGCATCTGCGCCTCGCGTCCCGGACGGATATAAATATGCTGCTTGCCTTTAATTTTGCGAACATGGTCAATGACTTCCGACCGCTCACGCAGCATGTCGTGAAGGACTCCATCAATTTGATCAATACGAGCC contains these protein-coding regions:
- a CDS encoding chorismate mutase: MKNAAISPDKQALADLRARIDQIDGVLHDMLRERSEVIDHVRKIKGKQHIYIRPGREAQMLRALMAGPQGKIPEGLVVSLWRQMIGAFTLLEGGLKVGVYAPDKGPDLWDVARDHYGSFTPLVEYPTAVAAIKALKENKITVAVVPPPAQDEKDAWWPLLTADKANVLTVFQSMPTEILKAGRSNARRAMPMGLVVGKLYPELTGDDRSFLALQCTHVPEAEMKRLLGKAGYKVRQMLTHSMGRGASAPTAFLAEVEGFVGRNDTRLSRIKAMMGSRMQQLTPLGGYPAPLKGGRRTA